Proteins encoded within one genomic window of Streptomyces sp. NBC_00523:
- a CDS encoding ABC transporter ATP-binding protein encodes MIRFEQVGKVYPDGTTAVDALSFEVAEGELVTLVGPSGCGKTTTMMMVNRLIEPTSGRILVDGRDIARTDPVKLRRGIGYVIQQVGLFPHRTVLDNTATVPALVGWKRSRARERAAELLDLVGLDPSVYGSRYPAQLSGGQRQRVGVARALAADPPVLLMDEPFGAVDPVVRERLQNEFLKLQSRVRKTVLMVTHDIEEAVRMGDRIAVYGEGRIEQFDTPGAVLGSPATPYVAEFVGADRGLKRLSVTAIEPDDLEQPPLARLDEPAGAAAARLGAAGARWAVVLNEAGELHGWVSADALRIAGDQGTVGELARRMDAWVPVGAPLKRAFSEMLQRDAGWIAVLDGARFLGVLTPAKLHEALRRSVDADAQGVGRDEVRFDSVADA; translated from the coding sequence ATGATCCGGTTCGAACAGGTCGGCAAGGTCTATCCGGACGGCACGACCGCGGTCGACGCGCTGTCCTTCGAGGTCGCCGAGGGAGAACTGGTCACCCTGGTGGGCCCTTCGGGCTGCGGCAAGACGACCACAATGATGATGGTGAACCGGCTGATCGAGCCGACCTCGGGCCGCATCCTGGTGGACGGCCGGGACATCGCGAGGACCGACCCGGTGAAGCTGCGCCGCGGCATCGGCTACGTCATCCAACAGGTGGGGCTCTTCCCGCACCGCACGGTCCTCGACAACACGGCGACCGTGCCGGCCCTCGTGGGCTGGAAGCGGTCCAGGGCGCGCGAGCGGGCCGCCGAGCTGCTCGATCTGGTGGGCCTGGATCCGTCGGTGTACGGCTCCCGCTACCCCGCGCAGCTCTCCGGCGGCCAGCGCCAGCGCGTCGGCGTGGCGCGGGCCCTCGCGGCCGACCCGCCGGTGCTCCTGATGGACGAGCCGTTCGGCGCGGTGGACCCGGTGGTGCGCGAGCGGCTGCAGAACGAATTCCTCAAGCTCCAGTCGAGGGTGAGGAAGACAGTTCTGATGGTCACCCATGACATCGAGGAGGCGGTGCGGATGGGCGACCGGATCGCGGTGTACGGGGAGGGGCGCATCGAGCAGTTCGACACGCCGGGCGCGGTGCTCGGCTCGCCCGCGACCCCGTATGTGGCGGAGTTCGTCGGCGCGGACCGGGGGCTGAAGCGCTTGTCGGTCACCGCGATCGAGCCGGACGACCTGGAACAGCCGCCGCTGGCCCGGCTGGACGAGCCGGCGGGGGCGGCGGCTGCCCGGCTCGGCGCGGCGGGCGCGCGCTGGGCGGTCGTGCTGAACGAGGCGGGCGAGCTGCATGGCTGGGTGTCGGCGGACGCGCTGCGGATCGCCGGGGACCAGGGCACGGTGGGTGAGCTGGCCCGCCGGATGGACGCGTGGGTGCCGGTGGGCGCGCCGCTGAAGCGGGCGTTCAGCGAGATGCTTCAGCGGGACGCGGGGTGGATCGCGGTGCTGGACGGGGCGCGGTTCCTCGGCGTGCTGACCCCGGCGAAGCTCCATGAGG
- a CDS encoding alpha/beta fold hydrolase yields the protein MNSYRQPGLVLTDHRFTVPLDHADPGGEQIEVFGREIVAASRAGQELPWLLYLEGGPGFGARRFTGAEAWLGRAVREFRVLLLDQRGTGLSTPANRQTLPLRGGPREQADYLAHFRADTIVRDCEFIRPKLTGGAPWTVLGQSFGGFCAVRYLSAAPEGLDTVLITGGLPSLDAHADDVYRAAYPRIERKVAAHYARYPQDIARAREITAHLAEHRPDSAGHRLTPESFQSLGIMLGGGSGSHQLHYLLENAFVRTPHGTELSDTFQEAMRGATSFAGHPLYALMHEAIYGQGGRPTDWAAERVRAEFPQFDAATALAGDGPVLFTGESIHPWHFEVDPALRPLRETAELLAARTDWEPLYDPERLAANEVPVAAAVYHDDMYVDTAHALSTAAAIRGLRTWVTDEFEHDGLRAGGPRVLDRLLALVRDEV from the coding sequence TTGAACAGCTACCGGCAGCCCGGCCTCGTCCTCACCGACCACCGCTTCACCGTCCCGCTCGACCACGCCGACCCCGGCGGTGAGCAGATCGAGGTCTTCGGCCGGGAGATCGTGGCCGCGTCCAGGGCCGGCCAGGAGCTGCCCTGGCTGCTGTACCTGGAGGGCGGTCCCGGCTTCGGCGCCCGGCGCTTCACCGGCGCGGAGGCCTGGCTCGGGCGGGCCGTGCGCGAATTCCGGGTGCTCCTGCTCGACCAGCGCGGCACCGGCCTGTCCACCCCGGCCAACCGGCAGACCCTCCCGCTGCGGGGCGGGCCGCGCGAGCAGGCCGACTACCTCGCGCACTTCCGCGCGGACACCATCGTGCGCGACTGCGAGTTCATCCGCCCGAAGCTGACCGGCGGCGCGCCCTGGACCGTGCTCGGCCAGTCCTTCGGCGGCTTCTGCGCCGTCCGCTACCTCTCGGCCGCGCCCGAGGGGCTGGACACCGTCCTGATCACCGGCGGTCTTCCCTCCCTCGACGCCCACGCGGACGACGTCTACCGGGCCGCGTACCCCCGCATCGAGCGCAAGGTCGCCGCGCACTACGCCCGCTACCCGCAGGACATCGCACGCGCCCGGGAGATCACCGCTCACCTCGCGGAGCACCGCCCCGACAGCGCCGGTCACCGGCTGACGCCCGAGAGCTTCCAGTCCCTCGGCATCATGCTCGGCGGCGGCAGCGGCAGCCACCAGCTGCACTACCTCCTGGAGAACGCCTTCGTCCGCACCCCGCACGGCACCGAGCTCTCCGACACCTTCCAGGAGGCGATGCGCGGCGCGACCTCCTTCGCCGGACACCCCCTGTACGCCCTCATGCACGAGGCCATCTACGGCCAGGGCGGGCGCCCCACGGACTGGGCCGCCGAGCGGGTGCGCGCCGAGTTCCCGCAGTTCGACGCGGCGACGGCCCTCGCGGGCGACGGACCGGTCCTGTTCACGGGTGAGTCCATCCACCCCTGGCACTTCGAGGTGGACCCGGCGCTGCGCCCGCTGCGCGAAACGGCCGAGCTCCTCGCCGCCCGCACCGACTGGGAGCCGCTGTACGACCCCGAGCGCCTGGCCGCCAACGAGGTCCCGGTGGCCGCCGCCGTCTACCACGACGACATGTACGTGGACACCGCCCACGCGCTGAGCACCGCCGCCGCCATCCGGGGGCTGCGCACCTGGGTGACCGACGAGTTCGAGCACGACGGGCTGCGCGCGGGCGGGCCCCGCGTGCTGGACCGGCTGCTCGCGCTGGTCCGCGACGAGGTCTGA
- a CDS encoding rhodanese-like domain-containing protein: MTSPVSLSPAQAAARLTEFTVIDVRAPGEYAAGHVPGAVNIPLDRLDEALPALKSASARGALLMVCASGNRSTRACDLLSAADIDAATLTGGTSAWESEGHGLERPVGARATWPMERQVRLAAGSLVVAGLLAGVRYPAARWLSAGVGSGLVFSAVTDTCGMAAVLSKLPHNRAPRSAPSLNATLDALQG, from the coding sequence GTGACCAGCCCCGTATCCCTCTCCCCCGCCCAGGCGGCCGCCCGCCTCACGGAGTTCACCGTGATCGACGTACGCGCACCCGGCGAGTACGCGGCGGGGCATGTGCCGGGGGCGGTGAACATACCGCTCGACCGGCTCGACGAGGCGCTGCCCGCGCTCAAGTCCGCGTCCGCCCGCGGCGCGCTGCTCATGGTCTGCGCCTCCGGCAACCGCTCGACGCGCGCCTGCGACCTCCTGTCGGCGGCCGACATCGACGCGGCGACGCTCACCGGCGGCACCTCCGCCTGGGAGAGCGAGGGCCACGGCCTGGAGCGCCCGGTGGGCGCGCGGGCCACCTGGCCGATGGAGCGCCAGGTCCGGCTGGCGGCCGGCTCGCTCGTGGTGGCCGGACTGCTGGCGGGGGTCCGGTATCCGGCCGCGCGCTGGCTGTCCGCCGGTGTCGGCTCCGGTCTCGTCTTCTCCGCCGTCACCGACACCTGCGGGATGGCGGCTGTCCTGTCGAAGCTCCCGCACAACCGCGCGCCGCGCTCGGCGCCCAGCCTGAACGCGACGCTGGACGCCCTCCAGGGCTGA
- a CDS encoding PIG-L deacetylase family protein, protein MTEQLKPMPEDWRRALAVVAHPDDLEYGCAAAVAGWTDAGREVTYLLATRGEAGIDTLEPEKCGPLREREQRASAAAVGVSRVEFLGHRDGVIEYGVPLRRDIAAAIRRYRPELVITLNHRDTWGGVAWNTPDHRAVGRATLDAAGDAGNRWIFPELGEQGLEPWDGVRWVAVAGSSTPTHAVDATAGLERSVQSLLAHRTYIEVLTDEDPETYCRTFLTGNAEAAADRFGGRPAVPFELFAR, encoded by the coding sequence ATGACCGAGCAGTTGAAGCCCATGCCCGAGGACTGGCGGCGCGCGCTCGCCGTGGTCGCACACCCCGACGACCTGGAGTACGGCTGCGCGGCAGCGGTGGCCGGCTGGACCGACGCCGGACGCGAGGTCACGTATCTGCTGGCGACCAGGGGCGAGGCCGGGATCGACACCCTCGAACCGGAGAAGTGCGGGCCGCTGCGCGAGCGCGAGCAGCGGGCGAGCGCGGCGGCCGTCGGCGTCTCCCGCGTCGAGTTCCTGGGCCACCGTGACGGGGTGATCGAGTACGGCGTCCCGCTCCGCCGGGACATCGCGGCCGCCATCCGCCGGTACCGCCCCGAGTTGGTGATCACGCTCAACCACCGTGACACCTGGGGCGGGGTCGCGTGGAACACGCCGGACCACCGCGCCGTCGGCCGCGCCACGCTCGACGCGGCGGGCGACGCGGGCAACCGCTGGATCTTCCCGGAGTTGGGGGAGCAGGGCCTCGAACCGTGGGACGGCGTGCGCTGGGTGGCCGTGGCGGGCTCGTCCACGCCCACCCACGCGGTGGACGCGACCGCCGGTCTGGAACGGTCGGTGCAGTCCCTCCTGGCCCACCGCACGTACATCGAAGTCCTCACGGACGAGGACCCCGAGACCTACTGCCGCACTTTCCTCACCGGCAACGCCGAGGCCGCCGCCGACCGCTTCGGCGGGCGTCCGGCCGTCCCGTTCGAGCTCTTCGCCCGGTAG